The following proteins are co-located in the Streptomyces sp. NBC_00435 genome:
- a CDS encoding thiol-disulfide oxidoreductase DCC family protein, whose product MIPVATSATRHLTVLYDANCPLCVHIRHWLLAQRWLVPLRLLPAASHEARRRFPHLDHASTLREITVIGDGGQVWTGTDAFIVCLWALAEHRPKANWLATPAGRPFAKAAMYTASRWREAVRDSSTDGAEPACDDQCSVPR is encoded by the coding sequence CTGATCCCCGTGGCGACCTCGGCGACCCGGCACCTGACGGTGCTGTACGACGCGAACTGCCCGCTCTGTGTCCACATCCGGCACTGGCTGCTCGCACAGCGTTGGCTGGTGCCGCTGCGGCTCCTGCCCGCCGCGTCGCACGAGGCGCGGCGGCGGTTCCCGCACCTCGACCACGCGTCGACGCTGCGGGAGATCACCGTCATCGGGGACGGCGGCCAGGTGTGGACCGGGACGGACGCCTTCATCGTCTGCCTGTGGGCCCTGGCCGAGCACCGGCCCAAGGCGAACTGGCTGGCCACACCGGCCGGCCGGCCCTTCGCCAAGGCAGCCATGTACACCGCCTCCAGATGGCGGGAGGCGGTTCGCGACAGCTCGACGGACGGTGCGGAACCGGCCTGTGACGACCAATGCTCCGTACCCCGATAG
- the sdhA gene encoding succinate dehydrogenase flavoprotein subunit, translating to MKIHKYDTVIVGAGGAGMRAAIESTKRSRTAVLTKLYPTRSHTGAAQGGMAAALANVEDDNWEWHTFDTVKGGDYLVDQDAAEILAKEAIDAVLDLEKMGLPFNRTPDGTIDQRRFGGHSRNHGEAPVRRSCYAADRTGHMILQTLYQNCVKEGVEFFNEFYVLDQLLVEEDGVKKSAGVVAYELATGEIHVFQAKSVIYASGGTGKFFKVTSNAHTLTGDGQAACYRRGLPLEDMEFFQFHPTGIWRMGILLTEGARGEGGILRNKDGERFMEKYAPVMKDLASRDVVSRSIYTEIREGRGCGPAGDHVYLDLTHLPPEQLDAKLPDITEFARTYLGIEPYTDPIPIQPTAHYAMGGIPTNVEGEVLMDNTTVVPGLYAAGEVACVSVHGANRLGTNSLLDINVFGKRSGIAAAAYAHAHDYVELPENPAQQVIDQVEHLRASTGNERVADLRLELQETMDACVMVFRTEQTIKTAVEKIAELRERYKNVSVQDKGKRFNTDLLEAIELGNLLDLAEVMAVSALARKESRGGHYREDYPNRDDVNFMRHTMAYREVGADGQDSVRLDYKPVVVTRYQPMERKY from the coding sequence ATGAAGATCCACAAGTACGACACCGTCATCGTCGGGGCGGGCGGCGCAGGCATGCGCGCCGCCATCGAGTCGACGAAGCGCAGCCGCACCGCCGTGCTGACCAAGCTCTACCCCACCCGCTCCCACACGGGCGCCGCGCAGGGCGGCATGGCCGCCGCGCTCGCCAACGTGGAGGACGACAACTGGGAGTGGCACACCTTCGACACGGTCAAGGGCGGTGACTACCTGGTCGACCAGGACGCCGCCGAGATCCTGGCGAAGGAGGCCATCGACGCGGTCCTCGACCTCGAGAAGATGGGCCTGCCGTTCAACCGCACCCCGGACGGCACCATCGACCAGCGCCGCTTCGGCGGACACTCCCGCAACCACGGTGAGGCGCCGGTCCGCCGGTCCTGCTACGCCGCGGACCGCACCGGTCACATGATCCTCCAGACGCTCTACCAGAACTGTGTCAAGGAGGGCGTGGAGTTCTTCAACGAGTTCTACGTCCTGGACCAGCTCCTGGTCGAGGAGGACGGCGTCAAGAAGTCGGCCGGCGTGGTCGCTTACGAGCTCGCCACCGGCGAGATCCACGTGTTCCAGGCGAAGTCCGTCATCTACGCCTCCGGCGGCACCGGCAAGTTCTTCAAGGTGACCTCCAACGCGCACACCCTCACGGGTGACGGCCAGGCGGCCTGCTACCGCCGCGGCCTGCCGCTGGAGGACATGGAGTTCTTCCAGTTCCACCCGACGGGCATCTGGCGCATGGGCATCCTGCTGACGGAGGGCGCCCGCGGTGAGGGCGGCATCCTCCGCAACAAGGACGGCGAGCGCTTCATGGAGAAGTACGCGCCGGTCATGAAGGACCTCGCGTCCCGTGACGTCGTCTCGCGCTCCATCTACACCGAGATCCGTGAGGGCCGCGGCTGCGGTCCGGCCGGTGACCACGTGTACCTGGACCTGACGCACCTGCCGCCGGAGCAGCTCGACGCGAAGCTCCCGGACATCACCGAGTTCGCGCGCACCTACCTGGGCATCGAGCCGTACACGGACCCGATCCCGATCCAGCCCACCGCGCACTACGCCATGGGCGGCATCCCGACCAACGTCGAGGGTGAGGTCCTCATGGACAACACCACCGTCGTCCCGGGCCTGTACGCGGCCGGCGAGGTCGCGTGCGTGTCGGTGCACGGCGCGAACCGCCTGGGCACCAACTCGCTGCTGGACATCAACGTCTTCGGCAAGCGTTCGGGCATCGCGGCCGCCGCGTACGCCCACGCCCACGACTACGTCGAGCTGCCCGAGAACCCGGCGCAGCAGGTCATCGACCAGGTCGAGCACCTGCGTGCCTCCACGGGCAACGAGCGGGTCGCCGACCTGCGCCTGGAGCTCCAGGAGACGATGGACGCCTGCGTGATGGTGTTCCGCACCGAGCAGACGATCAAGACGGCGGTCGAGAAGATCGCGGAGCTGCGCGAGCGCTACAAGAACGTGTCCGTCCAGGACAAGGGCAAGCGCTTCAACACGGACCTGCTGGAAGCCATCGAGCTGGGCAACCTGCTCGACCTGGCCGAGGTCATGGCCGTGTCCGCGCTGGCGCGCAAGGAGTCCCGCGGCGGTCACTACCGCGAGGACTACCCGAACCGCGACGACGTCAACTTCATGCGCCACACCATGGCGTACCGCGAGGTCGGCGCCGACGGCCAGGACTCGGTCCGCCTGGACTACAAGCCCGTCGTCGTCACCCGCTACCAGCCGATGGAGCGTAAGTACTGA
- a CDS encoding DUF4132 domain-containing protein — translation MTVAIDEETRRAFDFEELGRTYYTYDGVWSTRVRDELAAGRTVPPAAVATLRRSALMSYSNSGVRAAVDQLTGPALNIGEQWADEAMADGRWDPLLVHAATATAARPHAKWEKTARALLADTGAGPDALREAVTGWFALVDRPRTLVLEESWYEGQLDAHNANALRGLAWLLALLPAHPGTPRALGRLVETCLKKVPGLGPSNPKVANAGVTALSRTEGEAALAELARLAARVTFKGTLKVIDTALEARAGALGLGREEIEELAVPAYGLTEVGRAEVPFGQAAALLEVRGPKTVLSWRNAAGKAVKGVPAAVRQDHADELKELKAAVKDIDKMLAAQAERLDRQFLARRTWTYGAWRERYLDHPLVGTLARRLVWTVAGTTAVHDGHDIRTLAGEQLCVPAHAEVRLWHPVGREPAEVAAVRERLEGLAITQPFKQAHREVYPLTDAERTTATYSNRFAGHVLRQHQFHSLAAVRGWRNKLRLAVDDSAPPAVRELPQWGLRAEYWIESEDSGDYAADTTESGSYLRLTTDQVRFYPIDAPQNWAHVCGGRYTMYLRDGRDPVDPLPLAEIPELVLSEVLRDVDLFVGVASVGNDPTWSDGGPEGRFREYWTSYGFGELGQSAETRRALLERVVPRLAIADRCRIEGRFLHVRGELHTYKIHLGSGNILMEPNDQYLCIVPKGGGSPETGYLPFEGDRTLAVILSKAMLLAGDTAITDPTITSQIRRG, via the coding sequence ATGACGGTCGCCATCGACGAAGAGACCCGGCGGGCCTTCGACTTCGAGGAGCTCGGGCGGACGTACTACACCTACGACGGCGTCTGGTCCACGCGCGTGCGCGACGAACTGGCCGCCGGGCGCACCGTCCCGCCCGCCGCCGTGGCCACCCTGCGGCGCAGCGCCCTGATGTCCTACAGCAACTCCGGCGTGCGGGCCGCCGTCGACCAGCTGACCGGCCCCGCCCTCAACATCGGCGAGCAGTGGGCCGACGAGGCCATGGCCGACGGCCGCTGGGATCCACTGCTCGTCCACGCCGCCACCGCCACGGCGGCCCGGCCCCATGCTAAGTGGGAGAAGACCGCCCGCGCGCTCCTCGCGGACACCGGAGCCGGTCCGGACGCCCTGCGCGAGGCCGTCACCGGCTGGTTCGCCCTCGTGGACCGGCCGCGCACCCTGGTCCTGGAGGAATCCTGGTACGAGGGCCAGCTCGACGCCCACAACGCCAACGCCCTGCGCGGACTGGCCTGGCTGCTCGCCCTGCTGCCCGCGCACCCCGGGACACCGCGCGCGCTGGGCAGGCTCGTGGAGACCTGCCTGAAGAAGGTCCCCGGCCTCGGACCGAGCAACCCCAAGGTGGCCAACGCGGGGGTCACCGCCCTGTCCCGGACCGAGGGCGAGGCGGCCCTGGCCGAACTGGCCAGGCTGGCCGCCCGGGTGACCTTCAAGGGCACCCTCAAGGTCATCGACACGGCCCTGGAGGCGCGCGCCGGGGCGCTCGGGCTGGGCCGGGAGGAGATCGAGGAGCTCGCGGTGCCCGCCTACGGCCTCACGGAGGTCGGGCGCGCCGAGGTGCCGTTCGGGCAGGCCGCCGCCCTGCTGGAGGTGCGCGGGCCGAAGACGGTGCTGTCCTGGCGCAACGCCGCGGGCAAGGCCGTCAAGGGCGTACCCGCCGCCGTCCGCCAGGACCACGCCGATGAGCTGAAGGAACTCAAGGCGGCCGTCAAGGACATCGACAAGATGCTCGCCGCCCAGGCGGAGCGCCTCGACCGGCAGTTCCTCGCCCGCCGCACCTGGACCTACGGCGCCTGGCGCGAGCGGTACCTCGACCACCCCCTGGTCGGCACCCTCGCCCGCCGCCTGGTCTGGACGGTCGCCGGCACCACGGCGGTGCACGACGGCCACGACATCCGCACCCTCGCGGGCGAACAGCTGTGCGTCCCCGCCCACGCCGAGGTCCGGCTCTGGCACCCCGTCGGCCGGGAGCCCGCCGAGGTCGCCGCCGTGCGCGAGCGCCTCGAAGGGCTCGCGATCACACAGCCGTTCAAGCAGGCCCACCGCGAGGTGTACCCCCTGACCGACGCCGAGCGGACCACCGCGACCTACTCCAACCGCTTCGCCGGCCACGTCCTGCGCCAGCACCAGTTCCACTCCCTGGCCGCCGTGCGCGGCTGGCGCAACAAGCTGCGCCTCGCCGTGGACGACAGCGCGCCGCCCGCCGTCCGCGAGCTCCCGCAGTGGGGGCTGCGCGCCGAGTACTGGATCGAGAGCGAGGACAGCGGGGACTACGCCGCCGACACCACCGAGTCCGGCAGCTACCTGCGGCTGACCACCGACCAGGTGCGCTTCTACCCGATCGACGCCCCGCAGAACTGGGCGCACGTGTGCGGCGGCCGGTACACCATGTACCTGCGCGACGGCCGCGACCCGGTCGACCCGCTGCCGCTCGCGGAGATACCGGAGCTCGTGCTCAGCGAGGTGCTGCGCGACGTGGACCTGTTCGTCGGGGTCGCCAGCGTGGGCAACGACCCCACCTGGTCCGACGGTGGCCCGGAGGGCCGGTTCCGCGAGTACTGGACCTCGTACGGCTTCGGCGAGCTCGGCCAGAGCGCCGAGACCCGGCGGGCGCTGCTGGAGCGGGTGGTGCCGAGACTGGCGATCGCGGACCGCTGCCGCATCGAGGGACGGTTCCTGCACGTCAGGGGCGAGCTGCACACGTACAAGATCCACCTGGGCTCCGGGAACATCCTGATGGAGCCGAACGACCAGTACCTGTGCATCGTGCCGAAGGGCGGCGGCTCCCCGGAGACCGGCTACCTGCCCTTCGAGGGCGACCGGACCCTGGCGGTGATCCTCAGCAAGGCGATGCTGCTGGCCGGCGACACCGCCATCACCGACCCGACGATCACCAGTCAGATCCGCCGGGGCTGA
- a CDS encoding succinate dehydrogenase iron-sulfur subunit, translated as MATPTLSKTDAMEAAAAASPFITVTFRIRRFNPEISDESQWQDFQIEIDPKERVLDGLHKIKWDLDGTLTFRRSCAHGICGSDAMRINGKNRLACKTLIKDINPEKPITVEAIKGLTVMKDLVVDMEPFFQAYRDVMPFLVTKGNEPTRERLQSAEDRERFDDTTKCILCAACTSSCPVFWNDGQYFGPAAIVNAHRFIFDSRDEAGEQRLEILNDKDGVWRCRTTFNCTDACPRGIEVTKAIQEVKRALITRRF; from the coding sequence ATGGCCACCCCCACCCTGTCCAAGACGGACGCGATGGAGGCGGCGGCCGCCGCCTCGCCGTTCATCACGGTCACGTTCCGGATCCGCCGCTTCAACCCTGAGATCTCGGACGAGTCGCAGTGGCAGGACTTCCAGATCGAGATCGACCCGAAGGAGCGCGTGCTCGACGGTCTCCACAAGATCAAGTGGGACCTCGACGGCACGCTGACCTTCCGCCGCTCGTGCGCGCACGGCATCTGCGGCTCCGACGCGATGCGGATCAACGGCAAGAACAGGCTCGCCTGCAAGACGCTGATCAAGGACATCAACCCGGAGAAGCCGATCACCGTCGAGGCCATCAAGGGCCTGACGGTGATGAAGGACCTCGTCGTCGACATGGAGCCCTTCTTCCAGGCGTACCGGGACGTCATGCCGTTCCTGGTCACCAAGGGCAACGAGCCGACGCGCGAGCGCCTGCAGTCCGCCGAGGACCGCGAGCGCTTCGACGACACCACCAAGTGCATCCTGTGCGCCGCGTGCACGTCCTCGTGCCCGGTGTTCTGGAACGACGGCCAGTACTTCGGCCCGGCGGCGATCGTCAACGCGCACCGCTTCATCTTCGACTCGCGTGACGAGGCCGGCGAGCAGCGGCTGGAGATCCTGAACGACAAGGACGGCGTGTGGCGCTGCCGCACGACCTTCAACTGCACCGACGCGTGCCCCCGCGGCATCGAGGTCACCAAGGCGATCCAGGAAGTGAAGCGGGCCCTCATCACCCGCCGCTTCTGA
- a CDS encoding succinate dehydrogenase hydrophobic membrane anchor subunit, producing MSSDTSPAQAISGVEAVSLYDVDNPAPYIEAPRKRTSKTPRSTRGNFEMVAWLFMRLSGIVLVVLVIGHLLIQLVLDGGVSKIGFAFVAGRWASPFWQGWDLLMLWLAMLHGANGLRTVINDYAERANTRLWLKGLLYTATVFTILLGTLVIFTFDPNIR from the coding sequence ATGTCTTCTGACACTTCTCCCGCTCAGGCCATCAGCGGCGTCGAGGCCGTCTCCCTGTACGACGTCGACAACCCGGCGCCGTACATCGAGGCCCCGCGCAAGCGCACCAGCAAGACCCCGCGCTCGACCCGCGGCAACTTCGAGATGGTCGCGTGGCTCTTCATGCGCCTCTCGGGCATCGTGCTCGTCGTCCTGGTCATCGGCCACCTGCTGATCCAGCTCGTCCTGGACGGCGGTGTGTCCAAGATCGGCTTCGCCTTCGTGGCGGGCCGCTGGGCCTCCCCGTTCTGGCAGGGCTGGGACCTGCTCATGCTGTGGCTCGCGATGCTGCACGGCGCGAACGGTCTGCGTACCGTCATCAACGACTACGCGGAGCGCGCCAATACGCGGCTGTGGCTCAAGGGCCTGCTCTACACCGCCACGGTGTTCACCATTCTTCTGGGCACGCTGGTGATCTTCACCTTCGACCCGAACATCCGCTAG
- a CDS encoding TetR family transcriptional regulator, whose translation MTDQKAPKSEQTRTLILETALRLFQERGFDKTTMRGIAKEAGVSVGNAYYYFESKEHLVQGFYDRIGAAHLAAVRPILDHETDLQKRLAGVLTSWLDIAEPYHEFASQFFKNAADPESPLSPFSPESEPARKQAIDMHREVLAGAKTKVPDELADVLPELMWLSQMGLVLYWVFDRSPNSEKTRRLAQRGAQLTTRGIILARFRVLRPLVREVHELFTDFLPGMARTAVSRADRKRASDPDAGPGPA comes from the coding sequence GTGACTGATCAGAAGGCTCCCAAGAGCGAGCAGACCCGCACGCTCATCCTCGAAACCGCGCTCCGCCTCTTCCAGGAGCGCGGCTTCGACAAGACGACGATGCGCGGTATCGCCAAGGAGGCCGGGGTATCGGTCGGCAACGCCTACTACTACTTCGAGTCGAAGGAACACCTCGTCCAGGGGTTCTACGACCGGATCGGCGCCGCCCACCTGGCGGCGGTGCGGCCGATCCTGGACCACGAGACCGATCTGCAGAAGCGGCTCGCGGGCGTGCTGACCAGCTGGCTGGACATCGCGGAGCCGTACCACGAGTTCGCCTCGCAGTTCTTCAAGAACGCCGCGGACCCGGAGAGCCCGCTCAGCCCCTTCTCCCCGGAGTCGGAACCGGCCCGCAAGCAGGCGATCGACATGCACCGCGAGGTGCTGGCGGGGGCGAAGACCAAGGTGCCGGACGAGCTGGCCGACGTACTGCCGGAGCTGATGTGGCTCTCGCAGATGGGCCTGGTCCTCTACTGGGTCTTCGACCGCTCCCCGAACAGCGAGAAGACCCGGCGGCTCGCCCAGCGCGGCGCGCAGCTGACCACGCGCGGCATCATCCTGGCCCGCTTCCGGGTGCTGCGGCCGCTGGTGCGCGAGGTGCACGAGCTGTTCACGGACTTCCTGCCGGGCATGGCCCGGACGGCCGTCTCCCGCGCGGACCGTAAGCGGGCCTCGGACCCGGACGCGGGCCCCGGGCCCGCCTGA
- a CDS encoding ABC transporter substrate-binding protein, whose translation MRSVRSKVIAAGLVLGVAGVATWQLLPQDAGGGKAIRVGTSDVVSSLDPAGAYDAGSWALFSNVYQSLLTIRSGSDTPVPDAASSCTFIGDKLTTYQCELRSDVKFSSGRAITAEDVKFSFDRIKAINSDQGPAPLFNTLESVKAEGRTVTFNLSAGDATFPFKIATGAASIVDKDKYPAKGLREDEKVDGSGPFTLGDYKAGASAELNPNSSYKGQGKISKTAVTVRYFKDSTQLEQAWNDHGIEVAHRDMPPAVLAALNPGLKDTRYQASGGTETRSMVFNLRAGSPVGQPAVRQAIAAVLDRAKIAGEVYKGTVTPLYSLVPAGIAAHSTPFFDTWPSPNGLTAKKLLKDANITAPISIGLGVNTRGASLPEAEEIKKQLESTGLFRITIKPVEKWADFQKAYAAGEFDAYTIGWIADFPDADNFLAPLVGADSSMNNGFSDKGVDDLITRTQSFSDRGAAANDFRDLQKLVAQHVPMLPIWQKKDYVMSREAVAGAQHLSDGTGVWRLWELNWL comes from the coding sequence TTGCGGTCTGTCCGCTCGAAAGTCATCGCGGCCGGGCTGGTCCTGGGTGTGGCCGGTGTCGCCACCTGGCAGTTGCTGCCCCAGGATGCGGGCGGCGGGAAGGCGATCCGCGTCGGCACGAGCGACGTGGTCTCCTCCCTCGACCCCGCGGGGGCGTACGACGCCGGTTCCTGGGCCCTGTTCAGCAACGTCTACCAGTCGCTGCTGACCATCCGCAGCGGCTCGGACACCCCCGTGCCCGACGCCGCCTCCTCCTGCACGTTCATCGGGGACAAGCTCACGACGTACCAGTGCGAACTGCGCTCGGACGTGAAGTTCTCCTCCGGCCGCGCGATCACCGCCGAGGACGTGAAGTTCTCCTTCGACCGGATCAAGGCGATCAACTCCGACCAGGGTCCGGCGCCGCTGTTCAACACCCTGGAGTCGGTCAAGGCCGAGGGTCGGACCGTCACCTTCAACCTCTCCGCCGGGGACGCCACCTTCCCGTTCAAGATCGCGACGGGTGCCGCCTCGATCGTGGACAAGGACAAGTACCCGGCCAAGGGCCTGCGCGAGGACGAGAAGGTCGACGGCTCCGGCCCCTTCACCCTCGGCGACTACAAGGCCGGCGCGAGCGCGGAGCTGAACCCGAACAGCTCGTACAAGGGCCAGGGGAAGATATCCAAGACCGCGGTCACCGTCCGGTACTTCAAGGACTCCACGCAGCTGGAGCAGGCCTGGAACGACCACGGGATCGAGGTCGCGCACCGCGACATGCCCCCGGCCGTCCTCGCCGCCCTGAACCCGGGCCTGAAGGACACCCGGTACCAGGCCTCGGGCGGTACGGAGACCCGCAGCATGGTCTTCAACCTCCGCGCGGGCTCCCCGGTGGGCCAGCCCGCCGTCCGCCAGGCCATCGCCGCCGTCCTGGACCGGGCGAAGATCGCGGGCGAGGTCTACAAGGGCACCGTCACCCCGCTCTACTCGCTGGTCCCGGCGGGCATCGCCGCCCACAGCACCCCGTTCTTCGACACGTGGCCCTCCCCGAACGGCCTGACCGCGAAGAAGCTGCTCAAGGACGCCAACATCACCGCCCCGATCTCGATCGGCCTCGGGGTCAACACGCGCGGCGCGAGCCTCCCCGAGGCCGAGGAGATCAAGAAGCAGCTGGAGTCCACCGGCCTCTTCCGCATCACCATCAAGCCGGTCGAGAAGTGGGCGGACTTCCAGAAGGCCTACGCCGCCGGCGAGTTCGACGCCTACACCATCGGCTGGATCGCCGACTTCCCGGACGCGGACAACTTCCTCGCCCCGCTCGTCGGCGCCGACTCCTCCATGAACAACGGCTTCTCCGACAAGGGCGTCGACGACCTCATCACCCGCACCCAGTCCTTCTCGGACCGCGGCGCCGCCGCCAACGACTTCCGCGACCTGCAGAAGCTGGTCGCACAGCACGTCCCGATGCTGCCGATCTGGCAGAAGAAGGACTACGTGATGTCCCGCGAGGCAGTCGCCGGCGCGCAGCACCTCTCGGACGGCACCGGCGTGTGGCGCCTGTGGGAGCTCAACTGGCTGTAG
- a CDS encoding metallophosphoesterase, which translates to MTILLFAAGALLVLGLLALVHRWLWVRLVRDTTAPGGRTRRTGTVLAFALPLLSLAALVAGRAGAPFWLQRTVAWPGYLWLAVLLYLSLALFLAEPLRAAWLRRPNRRPRSRPAPTPAPTPAATPTGPGSEPRFREGVGRGTAPQATLAAPAGPAASGEPAAPAGQEQVAGAGAQPPTPSGVSRRRFARTVAATAGAAALGTVGHGTYGVLRGPRVKRVQVPLAKLPRAAHGFRIAVVSDIHLGPILGRAHTTRIVDTINRTQPDLIAVVGDLVDGSVHDLGPAAEPLRGLRARHGAYFVTGNHEYFSGAQQWVDHVRELGLTPLENARSALPYFDLAGVNDVAGESEGHGPDFAAALGNRDRARTAVLLAHQPVVIDEAVRHGVDLQLSGHTHGGQLWPGNYVAELANPTVAGLERYGDTQLYVSRGAGAWGPPVRVGAPSDITVVQLASYQA; encoded by the coding sequence GTGACGATCCTTCTGTTCGCCGCCGGAGCCCTGCTCGTACTGGGCCTGCTGGCCCTGGTGCACCGCTGGCTCTGGGTCCGCCTGGTCCGCGACACCACGGCCCCGGGTGGCCGGACCCGCCGCACGGGCACGGTCCTGGCCTTCGCCCTCCCGCTCCTGTCGCTGGCCGCCCTCGTCGCGGGCCGCGCGGGAGCCCCCTTCTGGCTCCAGCGCACGGTCGCCTGGCCGGGCTACCTCTGGCTGGCCGTCCTCCTCTATCTCTCCCTGGCCCTCTTCCTGGCGGAGCCCCTCCGAGCCGCCTGGCTGCGCCGCCCGAACAGAAGGCCCCGGTCACGCCCGGCTCCCACCCCGGCTCCCACCCCGGCCGCCACCCCCACGGGGCCCGGGTCGGAGCCCCGGTTTCGGGAAGGGGTGGGGCGGGGAACGGCGCCGCAGGCCACCCTCGCAGCACCCGCGGGGCCCGCAGCCTCCGGTGAACCCGCGGCCCCCGCCGGGCAGGAGCAGGTTGCCGGGGCCGGGGCACAGCCCCCCACCCCAAGCGGCGTCAGCCGCCGCCGCTTCGCGCGGACCGTAGCGGCCACAGCCGGCGCGGCAGCGCTCGGCACCGTCGGCCACGGCACGTACGGCGTCCTGCGCGGCCCCCGCGTCAAGCGGGTCCAGGTCCCGCTCGCGAAGCTCCCCCGCGCGGCGCACGGCTTCCGGATCGCCGTCGTCAGCGACATCCACCTCGGCCCGATCCTCGGCCGCGCCCACACCACCCGCATCGTCGACACGATCAACCGCACCCAGCCCGACCTCATCGCCGTCGTCGGCGACCTCGTCGACGGCAGCGTCCACGACCTCGGCCCCGCCGCCGAACCGCTGCGCGGCCTGCGCGCCCGGCACGGCGCGTACTTCGTCACCGGCAACCACGAGTACTTCTCCGGCGCCCAGCAGTGGGTCGACCACGTCCGCGAGCTCGGCCTCACCCCGCTGGAGAACGCCCGCAGCGCGCTCCCGTACTTCGACCTCGCCGGCGTCAACGACGTCGCGGGCGAGAGCGAGGGCCACGGCCCGGACTTCGCGGCCGCCCTCGGGAACCGCGACCGCGCCCGCACCGCCGTACTCCTCGCCCACCAGCCGGTGGTCATCGACGAGGCCGTCCGGCACGGCGTCGACCTCCAGCTGTCCGGCCACACCCACGGCGGCCAGCTCTGGCCCGGCAACTACGTGGCCGAACTCGCCAACCCCACCGTCGCCGGACTGGAGCGCTACGGCGACACCCAGCTGTACGTGTCGCGCGGCGCGGGGGCCTGGGGGCCGCCGGTCCGGGTCGGGGCCCCGTCGGACATCACAGTCGTCCAACTCGCCTCATATCAGGCGTGA
- a CDS encoding alpha/beta fold hydrolase, with product MIISHDVDGPEGAPAVVLLHSSVCDRRMWEPQWGPLTTAGFRVVRADFRTCGESPAAEEPYSDHGDVRELLDHLGIQRAALVGASYGGRVALTLAALHPERVGALALLCPARPAQRRGPALLAFNAAEGALLDAGDLAGAARLNARQWLGPDADEAAHALVRSMQFGNLRGALTADGDHELPEPSVELASITAPVLAVGGAHDIPDFREFPAELPSLVPGATHLELPWAGHLPSLERPAEVTRILLEFLARH from the coding sequence ATGATCATTTCTCATGATGTGGACGGGCCCGAGGGTGCGCCCGCCGTCGTACTGCTGCATTCCTCCGTGTGCGACCGGCGGATGTGGGAGCCGCAGTGGGGACCGCTGACCACGGCCGGGTTCCGGGTGGTGCGGGCGGATTTCCGGACCTGCGGGGAGTCCCCCGCCGCCGAGGAGCCGTACAGCGACCACGGGGACGTACGGGAGCTGCTGGACCACCTCGGGATCCAACGGGCCGCTCTGGTCGGAGCCTCCTACGGCGGACGGGTCGCGCTGACGCTCGCCGCGCTCCATCCGGAGCGGGTGGGCGCGCTGGCGCTGCTGTGCCCCGCCCGGCCCGCACAGCGCCGCGGTCCCGCACTGCTCGCCTTCAACGCCGCCGAGGGCGCCCTGCTGGACGCCGGCGACCTGGCGGGCGCGGCCCGGCTCAACGCCCGCCAGTGGCTCGGCCCCGACGCCGACGAGGCCGCGCACGCCCTCGTACGGTCCATGCAGTTCGGGAACCTGCGGGGCGCCCTGACCGCCGACGGGGACCACGAACTCCCCGAGCCCTCCGTCGAGCTGGCCTCCATCACCGCCCCCGTCCTGGCGGTCGGCGGCGCGCACGACATCCCCGACTTCCGGGAGTTCCCCGCCGAGCTCCCCTCCCTCGTCCCCGGCGCCACCCACCTCGAACTCCCCTGGGCCGGCCACCTGCCCTCCCTGGAGCGCCCTGCGGAAGTCACCCGGATCCTGCTGGAGTTCCTCGCGCGCCACTGA
- a CDS encoding SCO4848 family membrane protein: MKLSRAASWFLLAFGVWSWFIWVSFVRNLWKDGGGLAFDDAGDPTAYFWVHLLLAVASFLLGTAVGVIGLRGVRALRRESRRGPGA; this comes from the coding sequence ATGAAACTCAGCCGCGCCGCTTCCTGGTTCCTGCTCGCGTTCGGCGTGTGGAGCTGGTTCATCTGGGTGTCTTTCGTCCGGAACCTGTGGAAGGACGGCGGCGGTCTGGCCTTCGACGACGCGGGGGACCCGACCGCTTACTTCTGGGTCCACCTTCTCCTGGCAGTGGCGTCCTTTCTCCTGGGGACGGCCGTCGGAGTGATCGGGTTGCGCGGGGTGAGGGCGCTGCGGCGCGAATCACGCAGGGGGCCGGGCGCGTGA